Proteins co-encoded in one Nonlabens agnitus genomic window:
- a CDS encoding DUF7033 domain-containing protein, with translation MILIYCPDLTSRKQYIFKHIFRRMLEVEYEITGELNVFVGHEGTKFSYGDKPLGEETFIWSNGLLSEHGIDDHDIDIIQWDDLPAFFQAPERSDVPFDIFAASFYLITRYEEYFPQVKDDLGRYSPYESIAYKHDFLREPLIDLWIKKFSQVVLKQDFNSLSRKRTPKRTVAIEVATFNKYRKRGLIVNATLFSRHVRNLRLNRAWKQIKTLLNLREDPYDNSDEILVPIKKIRFDRSRAKKNRADMVFFFHLGNYNDFNTGVTYKSKSYVEAIKHIADYVKVGLRFSSNTSSDDVYQEEKRFEELVKRPLQHTMAANSKISMPGHYKLLVDTKTMEDYSMGYVAEPGFRASTSLPFYFYDLDYEVQTPLLIHPYCLHYNTMALQTRSGQQSILKEIQEVVDNVHGNFIVQFHYEHFDRDIKSHALEILESIIDE, from the coding sequence ATGATACTCATTTACTGTCCTGACCTAACTTCTAGAAAGCAATATATTTTCAAGCACATCTTCCGCAGGATGTTGGAAGTGGAGTATGAGATTACTGGAGAGCTCAACGTGTTCGTGGGTCATGAGGGAACTAAATTTTCTTATGGGGACAAACCATTAGGAGAGGAAACTTTTATCTGGTCTAACGGTTTATTAAGCGAGCATGGTATTGACGATCATGACATTGACATCATTCAATGGGATGATTTACCGGCATTTTTCCAGGCACCAGAAAGGAGCGATGTTCCTTTCGATATCTTTGCGGCATCGTTTTACCTTATCACAAGGTATGAGGAATACTTCCCGCAGGTAAAGGATGATTTGGGAAGATACAGTCCGTACGAGAGTATCGCCTACAAGCATGATTTTTTGCGAGAGCCGCTCATAGATCTATGGATTAAAAAATTCTCTCAAGTAGTCTTGAAGCAGGATTTTAATTCGCTTTCGCGAAAGCGAACTCCGAAAAGAACTGTCGCCATAGAAGTAGCTACCTTCAATAAATACAGAAAACGTGGACTTATTGTCAATGCGACTCTTTTCTCACGTCACGTGCGCAATTTGAGACTCAACCGTGCCTGGAAGCAGATCAAAACCTTACTCAATTTACGCGAAGATCCATATGACAACAGTGATGAAATCTTGGTACCTATCAAGAAAATAAGGTTTGATAGGTCTCGAGCTAAAAAAAATCGTGCAGATATGGTTTTCTTCTTCCATTTGGGGAATTACAATGATTTCAACACAGGTGTTACCTACAAAAGCAAAAGCTATGTTGAGGCGATCAAACATATTGCTGACTATGTAAAAGTTGGTTTGCGCTTCTCCTCAAACACATCTAGTGATGACGTTTACCAGGAGGAAAAACGCTTTGAGGAACTAGTAAAAAGACCGTTACAGCACACCATGGCGGCAAATTCCAAAATAAGTATGCCAGGACACTACAAGCTGCTGGTAGATACAAAAACCATGGAGGATTATAGCATGGGTTATGTGGCAGAACCTGGTTTTAGAGCTTCCACAAGCCTGCCTTTTTATTTCTATGATCTGGATTATGAGGTGCAAACACCTTTGCTTATCCATCCGTATTGTTTGCATTATAACACGATGGCATTGCAAACGCGCAGTGGCCAGCAATCCATATTGAAAGAAATACAGGAAGTGGTCGACAACGTGCATGGAAACTTTATCGTACAGTTTCATTATGAACATTTTGACCGTGACATCAAGAGTCACGCGTTAGAAATATTAGAATCTATAATAGATGAGTAA
- a CDS encoding replication-associated recombination protein A, with amino-acid sequence MTQIPLAERIRPTNLTEYLSQSHLVGEKGALRNHILNGTIPSFILWGPPGTGKTTLAEIIAQESQRPFYKLSAINSGVKDIREVIDKAKNAGGIFTQKNPILFIDEIHRFSKSQQDSLLGAVERGWITLIGATTENPSFEVIPALLSRCQVYVLDAFSKDELVQLLHRALTTDKYLKEKQIELQETDALLRISGGDARKLLNIFELVINSQNEPKITITNEMVLDQVSSNPARYDKTGEQHYDIISAFIKSIRGSDPNASVYWLARMIEGGEDLKFIARRMLILASEDIGNANPTALIMANNTFQAVSTIGYPESRIILSQCAIYLATSIKSNASYLAIGNAQKIVKQTGDLSVPLGLRNSPTKLMKELGYGDDYKYAHDFNGNFAFNEFLPKEISGTTLFEPGNNPREKSQREFLEKRWGKHYNYGSNKE; translated from the coding sequence ATGACACAAATACCTTTAGCGGAACGAATACGACCTACTAATCTCACAGAATACTTAAGTCAATCACATCTTGTGGGTGAAAAGGGTGCATTAAGAAATCATATCCTTAATGGTACCATTCCTTCCTTTATTTTATGGGGACCACCTGGTACTGGTAAAACAACACTGGCAGAAATAATAGCCCAAGAATCACAACGCCCATTCTACAAGCTTAGCGCAATCAACAGTGGTGTTAAAGACATACGAGAGGTTATTGATAAAGCTAAAAATGCTGGTGGAATATTTACCCAAAAAAATCCGATTTTATTTATAGACGAGATCCACAGATTTAGTAAATCACAACAAGATTCGCTACTAGGTGCTGTAGAACGCGGCTGGATTACATTAATAGGTGCAACTACCGAAAACCCAAGTTTTGAGGTGATTCCTGCTCTGTTGAGCCGCTGTCAGGTTTACGTACTTGATGCTTTCTCCAAAGATGAACTGGTTCAACTACTTCATCGAGCGTTGACCACAGACAAATACCTAAAGGAAAAACAAATAGAGCTCCAAGAGACCGATGCACTTTTGAGAATTAGTGGTGGTGATGCCCGCAAACTCCTGAATATTTTTGAGCTGGTCATCAACTCCCAAAACGAGCCTAAGATCACCATTACCAACGAAATGGTATTGGATCAAGTGAGTTCCAATCCTGCCAGATATGACAAAACCGGCGAGCAACATTATGATATCATAAGTGCATTCATAAAAAGCATAAGAGGTAGCGATCCTAACGCATCTGTCTACTGGCTCGCTAGAATGATAGAAGGTGGAGAAGATCTCAAATTTATTGCACGACGCATGTTGATTCTAGCCAGTGAGGATATTGGAAATGCCAATCCTACAGCACTCATCATGGCTAACAATACCTTTCAAGCGGTGAGTACTATAGGCTATCCAGAATCGAGAATCATATTAAGTCAATGCGCTATTTATCTTGCGACTAGCATCAAAAGCAACGCCTCCTATCTCGCCATTGGGAACGCACAAAAGATAGTGAAGCAAACTGGTGATTTATCGGTTCCATTAGGTTTGCGTAATTCACCAACTAAATTGATGAAAGAATTGGGCTACGGCGATGACTACAAATACGCTCACGATTTCAATGGCAACTTTGCTTTCAATGAATTTTTGCCTAAAGAAATAAGCGGCACTACCCTATTTGAACCAGGAAACAATCCAAGAGAGAAATCACAACGAGAATTTCTAGAAAAACGCTGGGGCAAACATTACAATTACGGCAGCAACAAGGAGTGA
- the rlmB gene encoding 23S rRNA (guanosine(2251)-2'-O)-methyltransferase RlmB translates to MESKQQIHGLRPILEAIESGEEISKIYFLKEGNGVLFNQLKFAAKKAGIATSFVPEEKLYKLTKENHQGAVAVLSPISYQNLEEVLEATDLETNPVFLLLDGITDVGNFGAIIRTAECTGVSAIILSEKGSAPVNGVVVKTSAGAVFNIPMCKVNHLKDAIYLMQAYGITIIGASEKAEKSIFDTELNKPIAIVMGSEDRGINPSTLKTLDETFKLPMLGKIASLNVSVACGAMLYEVVRQRQ, encoded by the coding sequence ATGGAATCAAAACAACAAATTCACGGTCTCAGACCTATTTTGGAAGCTATAGAAAGTGGAGAAGAAATCTCTAAGATTTACTTTCTGAAGGAAGGAAATGGAGTATTGTTCAATCAGCTGAAGTTTGCTGCTAAAAAAGCAGGGATAGCAACATCCTTTGTTCCAGAAGAAAAGCTTTATAAACTAACTAAGGAAAATCATCAAGGTGCCGTAGCGGTCCTTTCCCCTATTTCCTACCAAAATCTTGAGGAAGTTTTAGAAGCTACCGATCTAGAAACAAATCCCGTATTTCTATTACTTGACGGTATTACAGACGTTGGTAATTTTGGTGCCATTATTCGTACGGCAGAATGCACTGGTGTATCTGCAATTATTTTGTCTGAAAAAGGATCAGCTCCTGTTAATGGAGTGGTTGTAAAAACAAGCGCTGGGGCAGTTTTCAACATCCCTATGTGTAAGGTAAATCACCTTAAGGATGCGATATACCTTATGCAAGCTTATGGGATAACCATTATTGGAGCTTCTGAAAAAGCCGAAAAATCGATTTTTGATACTGAACTTAACAAACCTATTGCCATAGTAATGGGTTCTGAAGATCGAGGTATCAATCCTTCTACCCTAAAAACATTAGATGAAACTTTCAAATTACCTATGTTAGGTAAGATAGCGTCTCTAAATGTATCCGTAGCATGTGGAGCGATGTTGTATGAAGTGGTGCGTCAAAGACAATAG
- a CDS encoding YjjG family noncanonical pyrimidine nucleotidase, which produces MSNFKGIKHVFFDLDHTLWDFDRNSKMAYAQIFEEEQIGLDLEKFIEVYQPLNLQYWKRFRESEMSKEELRYRRLKDTFDACNFSVADDHINKMADLYLEYLPNHNHLFPNCTPLLDTLKDQFELHIITNGFDEVQARKLQNSGLSPYFKYVLTAETAGVKKPDPAIFERALKDTGATTGNSVMIGDSHEADILGARKIGLRTIWFTDTAHHTQDEIVVSDLKQIHSLLLP; this is translated from the coding sequence ATGAGTAACTTTAAGGGAATCAAGCACGTTTTTTTTGATCTGGATCACACTTTGTGGGATTTTGACCGAAACAGCAAAATGGCCTATGCACAGATCTTTGAAGAAGAACAGATAGGCCTGGATCTCGAAAAGTTTATCGAGGTGTACCAGCCTTTGAATTTGCAATATTGGAAACGCTTTCGCGAAAGCGAGATGTCCAAAGAAGAGTTGAGGTACCGCAGACTCAAGGATACTTTTGATGCCTGTAATTTTAGTGTGGCAGACGATCACATCAACAAAATGGCAGATTTGTATCTGGAGTACTTGCCTAATCATAATCATTTGTTTCCCAATTGTACGCCATTGTTAGACACCCTTAAGGATCAATTTGAGTTGCACATCATCACCAATGGTTTTGATGAGGTTCAAGCAAGAAAACTGCAGAACTCTGGGCTATCGCCTTATTTTAAATATGTCCTCACAGCGGAAACGGCTGGTGTGAAAAAACCAGATCCAGCTATTTTTGAGCGCGCTTTGAAAGATACAGGCGCAACTACGGGCAATAGTGTGATGATAGGAGATAGTCATGAGGCAGATATTTTAGGCGCTCGCAAGATCGGTTTGCGTACTATCTGGTTCACAGATACCGCTCATCATACCCAAGATGAAATTGTAGTAAGTGATCTTAAGCAGATTCACTCCTTGTTGCTGCCGTAA
- a CDS encoding RagB/SusD family nutrient uptake outer membrane protein yields MKKLIIAFTLVAAMYSCEDATDIIQPGELGESAAFVNTNDLVIGNFGIYSLVNSNTSIAFTSRFTDEVSIGSSHGGQDIAIHQGILNENSGYAEALWANNYRVIFRANSLLAAAENIVPEEGEQEAYDEAIGTAIALRAYAYSQLLAYYGEDLLDDSSLGVILIDFPANASTSLPRSTVGETFEFIFDDLETAENLLISANTEFNEFLVSRSFIQALRARVANYRGDNSLASSNANAVLANFTLPTEGDEEELSEFYGDVPGAGGDEAIFTLEVTLNSGPALVSLFNTNASDLDGGPIFEMSRDVFNILQSNFESNGDVRRNVYVDPSSEISATPMDDVNPRDSDQIVIDKYPGNPILGGLAGGLRNNNKIIRTAEMHFILAEVAARTAGFTEAARQIDLVRNARYTTPVVTPAYTSASEAFTDILLERRLELFVEGHRYIDVRRLGALAGIGYDRNPVDCTLYQSPLCDRPATDTETQYLPIPLAEFTGNPAISGQQNPGY; encoded by the coding sequence ATGAAAAAATTAATAATAGCATTTACGTTAGTTGCTGCTATGTACTCGTGTGAGGACGCAACTGATATAATCCAACCTGGGGAATTAGGCGAAAGCGCCGCGTTTGTAAACACCAACGACCTAGTCATAGGGAACTTTGGTATATATTCTTTGGTAAATAGTAATACATCCATAGCGTTCACTTCACGTTTTACAGATGAGGTTTCCATTGGATCTTCTCATGGAGGACAAGATATAGCGATTCACCAGGGAATACTTAATGAGAACAGTGGCTATGCAGAGGCTCTTTGGGCAAATAACTATAGAGTTATTTTTCGAGCTAACAGTTTATTGGCAGCTGCAGAAAACATTGTCCCAGAAGAAGGTGAACAAGAGGCATATGATGAGGCTATTGGTACAGCCATAGCTCTAAGAGCCTATGCATATAGTCAACTGTTAGCCTATTATGGCGAAGATCTTTTAGACGACAGTTCATTAGGAGTTATATTGATTGATTTCCCGGCAAATGCGAGCACCTCTCTACCGAGGAGCACAGTTGGGGAAACTTTTGAATTTATTTTTGATGATTTAGAAACTGCCGAAAATTTATTGATAAGTGCGAATACCGAGTTTAATGAATTTTTAGTTTCCAGAAGTTTTATTCAAGCTTTGAGAGCTAGGGTTGCTAATTACAGAGGAGATAACAGCCTTGCATCATCAAATGCGAATGCAGTATTAGCAAATTTCACGCTACCTACAGAAGGTGATGAGGAAGAGTTAAGTGAATTTTACGGTGACGTACCTGGAGCAGGAGGAGATGAAGCTATCTTCACTCTTGAGGTAACATTGAATAGTGGCCCTGCATTAGTAAGTCTATTTAACACTAATGCAAGCGACTTGGATGGTGGACCAATTTTTGAAATGAGTAGAGATGTATTTAATATCCTTCAGTCAAATTTCGAAAGTAATGGCGATGTTCGTCGTAACGTTTATGTTGATCCTTCTTCTGAAATTTCAGCAACCCCTATGGATGATGTAAACCCAAGAGATAGTGATCAGATTGTTATAGACAAATATCCTGGCAACCCAATATTAGGTGGTCTTGCTGGTGGTTTACGTAATAATAATAAGATCATACGAACGGCCGAAATGCATTTCATTTTAGCAGAAGTAGCAGCTCGAACAGCAGGCTTTACTGAAGCGGCAAGACAAATTGATTTGGTGAGAAATGCACGTTACACCACCCCAGTAGTAACACCTGCATACACTTCAGCGTCTGAGGCTTTTACTGATATCCTATTAGAACGACGACTAGAATTGTTTGTTGAAGGACATCGTTATATTGATGTTAGAAGGTTAGGTGCACTAGCAGGAATAGGGTATGATAGAAATCCGGTAGACTGTACATTATACCAGTCACCCCTATGTGACCGTCCAGCAACAGACACAGAAACTCAGTACTTGCCTATTCCATTGGCTGAATTTACTGGAAATCCTGCTATAAGTGGACAACAAAACCCAGGTTATTAA
- a CDS encoding rhomboid family intramembrane serine protease, translating into MNNNVSTFEMKWLMKPILFVFLMWFAFWIEMRFHTDFTKYGLRPRTLEGILGVFTSPFIHSGFSHLWSNTAPIAVLLFFLSLFYYNWSSKVLIYGILMSGILTWLIGRDSYHIGASGIVYFLASFIFFKGIFLNNYRQIAASLIVVFLYGSLVWYMLPIKPNMSWEGHLSGAVAGLILAIFLKVSIPKEKPFAKANQKVLSDEEDWFLQQFDEDGNFSPIPVDEEE; encoded by the coding sequence ATGAACAACAATGTATCCACATTTGAGATGAAGTGGTTGATGAAGCCTATCTTATTCGTCTTCCTGATGTGGTTTGCATTCTGGATCGAGATGCGATTCCATACAGATTTTACAAAATATGGTCTTCGGCCTAGAACTCTGGAAGGTATCCTTGGTGTTTTTACAAGTCCGTTTATTCATTCAGGTTTTTCTCATCTATGGAGTAATACTGCGCCTATTGCCGTACTATTATTTTTCCTGAGTCTATTCTATTATAATTGGAGTTCTAAAGTGCTTATCTACGGGATTTTGATGAGCGGGATATTGACATGGCTCATTGGTAGAGATTCCTACCATATAGGTGCTAGCGGTATCGTTTACTTTTTAGCCAGTTTCATTTTCTTCAAAGGAATATTTCTCAATAACTACCGCCAAATTGCCGCCAGTTTGATTGTCGTGTTTTTGTATGGTAGCCTTGTGTGGTATATGCTTCCTATCAAACCCAATATGTCTTGGGAAGGTCATTTAAGCGGTGCGGTTGCCGGTTTGATACTTGCCATATTTCTAAAGGTAAGCATCCCAAAAGAAAAGCCTTTTGCAAAGGCGAATCAGAAAGTATTATCTGATGAGGAAGATTGGTTCCTGCAACAATTTGATGAAGATGGAAACTTCTCACCGATTCCTGTTGATGAAGAAGAGTAG
- a CDS encoding SusC/RagA family TonB-linked outer membrane protein yields the protein MKTKLNGILTLLLALVVQVAFAQQTVTGKVTDPEGQPILGATVLVEGSSKATTTDFDGNYAISASPENTLVISFSGYEPQSFVVGNKTVINVSLKTSLEAVVVQAYRTTTTKENNIAASQLNAEEIVDRPNASVIQRLQGQVPGLTVQTSTGQPGGNAFIQLRGASSLNGNTEPLIIVDGVPVDEDAFATFNPNDVETIVTLVDGAATAIYGNRGANGVILITTKGGKFDSPLQISYSGQTGFTQFIDTDYNRYDSRGLLRLENRLGAGLGQTLTQEEIDNFNINTDWEDIFFQTGTNQNHNLSLRSGGQNVSQFTSVSYNESESALVGRTLQRMSFRTNVNGKSNNGRFRFGTTTYLGFSDSRTAGADGSGSVFFNPIWPAYNGLPYLDPNVNTSELLTGAAAFNFANAPYVNLNSIDFDRDEQDEIKLILGGDAAYDLNDEFTLRYRIGLDYTQVNDLDATSPLSALARVRAGSNDFEPFEGTTTQSTARDIRFNSNVNLGWSKKFGDGTEAEKKHKVDANAYLEYVKGHFESFGFNQVGLDPRTYAPGSGISFIDDNGNSDEVGADAFGTKLETGLFSIFGNVAYDYDKKYGAEVTVRRDKSFRFIENDGWGTFFSAALRWNISEEDFLKDSDAIDLLKLRVSYGEAGNDRISGGFYGALNNTRQLFVTGVGYRDVQTFVPSNTVPVADLTWETVSTINVGVDYALFKNRLYGNLELYNRVTTDLFAPQNISLVNPSSNVNTNVGSLRNNGATLVVNYDLIRAEEPGDFEFTVFANGTYNEDEILELAPEDGRIDNGGLTILQEGQRINEFFLVPYVGVNPANGNLLFRDIDDNITETIDNEDRRFNGKSLNPEFFGGFGFRAAYKNFFIESQFSYVTGTGFLDGDYENLLDTNFAGNGTLSADLERAWTPDNRVTDIPSNNATNLNPAANSDRFFVNSNFLRLRFAQIGYNLPQTLVENSFLNSARIYVTGENLLTFSEFRGSDPEQRQVQTAFDFPQGRIVGFGLDLNF from the coding sequence ATGAAAACAAAATTAAATGGAATTTTGACGCTTTTACTAGCGTTAGTTGTGCAAGTAGCTTTTGCACAGCAAACGGTTACCGGTAAGGTAACTGATCCAGAGGGTCAACCTATTCTAGGTGCAACCGTATTGGTAGAAGGTAGTTCAAAAGCTACCACAACAGATTTCGATGGTAACTATGCTATATCTGCTAGCCCAGAAAATACGTTAGTTATTTCATTCTCTGGATATGAGCCGCAAAGCTTTGTGGTAGGAAACAAAACTGTTATCAATGTTTCGCTCAAAACCTCACTTGAAGCAGTTGTGGTCCAAGCTTATCGCACAACAACAACTAAAGAGAATAACATTGCAGCATCCCAATTAAATGCAGAAGAAATTGTGGATCGTCCAAATGCGTCTGTAATTCAAAGACTTCAAGGTCAAGTACCAGGTTTGACCGTTCAAACTAGTACAGGGCAACCAGGAGGAAATGCATTTATTCAATTAAGAGGTGCATCATCTTTGAACGGTAACACAGAACCTTTGATTATAGTAGATGGAGTCCCGGTTGATGAAGATGCATTTGCTACCTTTAATCCAAATGACGTCGAAACGATTGTCACTTTGGTAGACGGTGCTGCCACGGCGATTTATGGTAACCGAGGTGCTAACGGTGTTATACTTATAACAACTAAAGGGGGTAAATTTGATTCTCCACTGCAAATTTCCTACAGTGGTCAAACAGGTTTTACCCAATTTATAGATACCGATTATAATAGATATGATTCAAGAGGATTATTAAGATTAGAGAATCGATTAGGTGCCGGTCTTGGACAAACTTTAACTCAAGAAGAGATTGATAACTTTAATATCAATACCGATTGGGAAGATATATTTTTCCAAACAGGTACGAATCAAAATCACAATCTAAGTTTAAGATCTGGAGGGCAAAATGTTTCTCAATTTACATCAGTAAGTTACAACGAATCAGAATCTGCTCTTGTAGGCAGAACTCTTCAAAGAATGTCCTTTAGAACAAATGTAAACGGAAAATCCAATAATGGTAGGTTTAGATTTGGAACAACTACCTATCTAGGTTTTTCAGATTCTAGGACCGCAGGTGCAGACGGTAGCGGTTCAGTATTTTTTAACCCTATCTGGCCTGCATATAACGGACTGCCATATTTAGATCCTAATGTCAATACATCCGAACTTTTAACAGGTGCTGCGGCATTTAATTTTGCCAATGCGCCTTATGTTAATCTTAATAGTATCGACTTTGATCGTGATGAACAGGACGAAATAAAACTTATCCTAGGTGGTGACGCGGCATATGATTTGAACGATGAATTTACTCTTAGATATAGAATAGGTCTAGATTACACCCAAGTAAATGATCTTGATGCAACAAGCCCACTCTCTGCCCTTGCAAGAGTACGTGCAGGAAGTAACGACTTTGAGCCTTTTGAAGGGACTACCACTCAATCGACTGCGAGAGATATCCGTTTTAACTCAAACGTAAATTTGGGTTGGTCAAAAAAGTTTGGAGACGGAACCGAAGCAGAAAAGAAGCATAAAGTTGATGCAAATGCTTATCTAGAGTATGTAAAAGGTCATTTCGAAAGCTTCGGCTTCAATCAAGTCGGGCTAGATCCTAGGACCTACGCTCCTGGTTCTGGTATATCCTTTATCGACGATAATGGAAATAGTGATGAGGTAGGTGCTGATGCTTTTGGTACTAAACTTGAAACTGGACTGTTCTCTATCTTCGGAAACGTTGCATATGATTACGATAAAAAATATGGAGCTGAAGTAACTGTGAGACGAGACAAGTCATTTAGATTTATTGAAAACGATGGTTGGGGAACTTTTTTCTCTGCTGCATTACGATGGAATATTAGTGAAGAAGATTTTTTGAAGGATAGTGATGCAATAGACCTTCTTAAGTTGAGAGTCTCCTACGGTGAAGCAGGTAACGATAGGATATCTGGAGGATTTTATGGTGCTTTGAATAATACACGACAGCTATTTGTTACTGGAGTAGGGTACAGAGATGTACAAACGTTTGTGCCTAGTAATACTGTTCCGGTTGCTGATCTTACATGGGAAACTGTTTCAACAATAAATGTTGGTGTAGATTATGCTCTATTCAAAAATCGTCTTTACGGTAATCTAGAATTGTACAATCGAGTAACTACAGATTTATTTGCACCACAAAACATCTCATTAGTTAACCCTAGTTCTAATGTTAACACGAATGTGGGAAGCTTGAGAAATAATGGTGCGACTTTAGTAGTCAACTATGACTTGATTCGTGCAGAAGAACCTGGGGACTTCGAGTTTACAGTTTTTGCTAACGGTACCTATAACGAAGATGAAATACTTGAACTTGCCCCAGAAGATGGAAGGATTGACAATGGTGGATTAACAATTCTTCAAGAAGGGCAAAGAATCAATGAATTTTTTCTTGTACCTTATGTAGGTGTGAATCCAGCGAATGGTAATCTGCTTTTTAGAGATATTGACGATAATATTACTGAAACTATTGATAATGAAGATCGAAGATTCAATGGAAAAAGCTTAAACCCAGAGTTTTTTGGAGGATTTGGATTTAGAGCTGCATATAAAAACTTCTTTATTGAATCTCAATTTAGTTATGTTACTGGTACAGGTTTCTTGGATGGAGATTATGAGAATTTGTTAGATACAAATTTTGCGGGTAATGGTACATTGTCAGCAGATCTTGAAAGAGCTTGGACTCCTGATAATCGTGTTACAGATATACCTAGTAATAACGCCACAAATTTAAATCCAGCGGCAAATAGCGATCGCTTTTTCGTAAACTCTAATTTTTTGAGATTACGCTTTGCGCAAATAGGATATAATCTACCACAAACTCTCGTGGAGAACTCTTTCTTAAACAGTGCAAGAATTTACGTTACGGGAGAAAACTTATTAACTTTCTCAGAGTTTAGAGGTAGTGACCCTGAACAAAGACAAGTCCAAACTGCTTTTGATTTTCCTCAAGGTAGAATAGTTGGATTCGGTCTAGATCTTAACTTTTAA
- the radC gene encoding RadC family protein, protein MATPRSYISIKDWSESDRPREKLLQQGSRSLTDAELLAILLGSGTVSMSAVELSRNILSDAGQSLQQLGKKTLKELMVHKGIGEAKAITIAAAMELGRRRAMEMPTQVVKITCSQDAFKVLQPIIGELPHEEFWVLLLDNSNKVLEKHQVSKGGITATHVDHRLLFKQAIAAGAVAIIIAHNHPSGTLKPSKPDQDITRKIKTAGDTLDIKVLDHLIVTQENYYSFADNQLL, encoded by the coding sequence ATGGCGACACCGCGATCTTACATATCCATAAAGGACTGGTCAGAAAGTGATCGCCCTAGAGAAAAATTGCTACAACAAGGCAGCAGGAGCTTGACAGATGCAGAGCTTCTTGCGATTCTTTTGGGTAGCGGGACCGTTTCTATGAGTGCTGTGGAGTTGAGCCGAAACATCTTGAGCGATGCAGGACAGTCCTTGCAACAGTTAGGGAAGAAGACGCTCAAAGAGCTCATGGTTCATAAAGGCATAGGAGAGGCTAAGGCCATTACCATCGCTGCAGCCATGGAACTAGGAAGACGTAGGGCTATGGAGATGCCTACTCAAGTAGTCAAGATTACCTGCTCGCAAGACGCGTTCAAGGTATTGCAGCCCATTATAGGCGAGTTGCCTCATGAAGAGTTCTGGGTATTGTTACTTGACAACAGTAATAAAGTTTTGGAGAAACATCAGGTAAGCAAAGGTGGCATCACAGCAACCCATGTAGATCATCGGTTGTTGTTTAAGCAAGCCATAGCTGCTGGTGCCGTGGCCATTATAATCGCACACAATCATCCCAGCGGCACACTCAAGCCCAGTAAACCAGATCAAGATATCACGCGCAAGATCAAAACAGCTGGTGATACACTCGACATAAAAGTATTGGATCATTTGATCGTTACGCAAGAAAACTACTATAGCTTTGCAGACAACCAGCTCCTATGA
- the yaaA gene encoding peroxide stress protein YaaA, producing MKILLSPAKTLDYETKLPTTRGTQPVFVEEAVQINAKLERQSKKDIQDLMGISENLADLNYQRYKDFKEEHDKSVARPAIYAFAGDVYSGFDAYSLDTQLLDAAQDRIRILSGMYGVLRPLDLLQPYRLEMGTKLPIERNKDLYEFWKDKITPRLNDEMEDDELLVNLASNEYFKAVDKKNQKGKLISPIFKDYKNGKLKVIAFYAKKARGTMARFLVEQKANSLEDILKFSGDDYKYSEKDTVKENEPVFTR from the coding sequence ATGAAGATTCTACTTTCGCCAGCAAAAACTTTGGATTATGAAACAAAGCTTCCTACAACAAGAGGAACCCAACCTGTTTTTGTAGAAGAAGCGGTACAGATCAACGCCAAGCTGGAGCGTCAGTCCAAAAAGGACATTCAAGATCTTATGGGTATTTCTGAAAATCTAGCAGATCTCAATTACCAGCGATACAAGGATTTTAAGGAAGAACATGATAAATCTGTTGCGAGGCCTGCTATTTATGCCTTTGCAGGTGACGTGTACTCTGGATTTGATGCCTATTCACTAGATACCCAACTCTTAGACGCTGCGCAAGATCGTATCAGAATTCTATCTGGTATGTATGGAGTGTTGAGACCTTTGGACCTGCTGCAACCTTATCGTTTGGAAATGGGAACCAAGCTTCCCATAGAACGAAATAAAGATCTTTACGAATTTTGGAAAGACAAAATCACACCACGCCTTAACGATGAGATGGAAGATGATGAATTGCTGGTAAACCTAGCCAGCAATGAATATTTCAAAGCAGTTGATAAGAAGAATCAGAAAGGCAAGCTTATAAGTCCCATTTTCAAAGATTATAAAAATGGTAAACTTAAAGTGATCGCTTTTTATGCCAAAAAAGCCAGAGGCACGATGGCAAGATTTCTAGTGGAGCAAAAGGCCAATAGCCTGGAAGACATTCTGAAATTTAGTGGCGACGATTATAAATACAGCGAGAAGGATACCGTTAAGGAGAACGAACCAGTCTTCACAAGATAG